The Halorubrum sp. BV1 sequence GCATCGAAGGGATGGCGGAGAGCGACGACATCGTCGAGTACCTCGACGAGACGTACGGCGACGCGAGCTGACGGCGAGAACGGACGCCGCACCGATCCCGCCGGACTGTGACGCCCGCAGTCGACCACGAGGCTATTTATTCGACCGCATCAACGTGGTGAGCGTGCGCCTCGTCCACCGCCGTGACACGTCCGACGAGCAGACGGCGGCCGGAGCCGAGAGCGAGGGCGAGATCGAGACCGTCCTCGCCGGCGACGTCGACGTCGCCCGATCGACGCTCGAACAGGCTCGCGGCCTGATGTTTCGGCGCTCCGTCTCCGACGGCTACGCGCTCGTGTTCCCGTTCGGGGACGCGGACACCCAGTGGCTCCACATGCTCTTTGTCCCCTTCGCTATCGACGCGCTGTGGCTCGTCGACGGCGCGGTGACAAAACGGAAACGGCTCGCCCCGTTCGTCGGACTCGGCCGGGGACGCGCCGACACGGTCGTCGAGCTGCCGGCCGGCGCGGCCGACGAGGTCGCGGTCGGCGACGAGGTTCAGCTCGTCGAGTGAGCGCGGCGGCGCGATCGCGACAGCGAGCGACCCCGGTCGCATCGCACCGCTCAGCCGGTCCGGGTCGCACCGCTCAGCCGGTCTCGGCCGTCTTGAGTTCGATCTCGATCCGGCTCCCACCGTCCCTGCTCTCGGTGATGTCTAAGGCTCCGCCGCTCGCCCCGACGATCCAGTTGACGTACCAGAGCCCGAGGCCGCTCGCGTGATCGAGCGGCGTCTCCTCGCCGGTGAGCACCGCCTGTTCGGTTGGAGGAATACCGGGGCCGTCGTCGTCGACGACCAGCGACGTCCACGACTCGCTCGGCAGCTCCACGGCCGAGATCTCGACGCGCGGATTCGCAGTGTCGTTGTGTCGGATCGCGTTGTCGACGAGCTCCGCGAGCGCCTCGGCCAGGTAGCCGATCGCGGTGACGGTGACTCCCTCGGGCACGTCGACGTCGATCGCGGCGCGCTCGCGGAGGTCTCTCGGCAGCGACGCGACCGCCTCGGCGACTGTCTCACGGAGGTCGAGCGGCTGCGGGTCCGGCCGGTCGGCGAGCAGTCGCTCGACCTTCCGTGCCGTCTCGCCGAGCCGTAGCAGCCGCTCCGCGGTGTCGACGACGCGGTCGAGCTCCGCGGCGCGTTGCGGATCGTCGGTGGCCTCGATCGCCCGTTCGGTGAACCCCGTCACCACGTTGAGGTCGTTGCGGAAGTTGTGTCGTAACACCCGCGTCAACACGGCGAGTCGCTCCTCTCGGAGCGAGGTCGCAGTCACGTCCTCGCCGATCCCGACCGCGCCGACCACCTCGTCGCCGTCGGTGATCGGTCCGAGCGTGAGCCGGTAGGCGACGCGCTCGCCGGAGCGGGTGAGAAGCGTCACCTCCCGGTCGACGCGCTCGCCGTCGCGGTACACCCGGCGGAGCATCTCGGTGACGCTCGCTCCGCCCGCGCCGCCTCCGCGGTCGGGACCAGAGTCAACGAACAGCGAGGTGAGTTCGGTCGACGACAGCTCGCGTCCCTCGTAGCCGGTGTCCGCGGCGAACCGGTCGTTCCACCGGTGGAGGGTGCCGTTCGCGGTGCACTCGAACAACGCGCCCGGAAGCGTCGACGCGATCGCCTCCGTGACGCGCAGCTGCGACCGCAGTTGGCTCTCGGCTCGAAGGCGGTCCGTGACGTCGGTGACCCCGACGATCAGCCACTCGTCTCCGTCGACCGTCGACAGCCGCGGCGTGAGTTCGAGCCGTTGTCGACTCTCATCTCCGTCGACCGGTTCCGTCTCCACCGCGACCGTGCCGGCGTCACCGTCGGCGGTTCGGGCGCGGTCGATCGCCGTGTCGACCGAATCGCCGTCGACTGTGGTCCCGGCGGCAGTGAGGGTGGACAGATCGAGCACCCGCAGCGCCGCGGGCTCCCGATCGAGGAGGGAGACGGCGGGTGAGTTCGCCGCCCGGATCGCGTGCGTCTCCGGATCGCACGCGAGCGCCGGCGTCGGCATCGCGGACAGCACCGACCGGAGGGCGGGCGACACGGGATCGTCTCCGGACGGGAGATCTCCGCTCGACCCGCCGTCGCCCTCGCGGCGTTCCATCGCTACCTCTGTCGACGCGGTCGCGACTTATTGGTTTGGGGGTGGGATCGACGGAATCGCCGACGGAGCCGTTCGATCGCCGCGTCAGTCGGCGTTCGCCTGCCAGTCGCGGACCGTGTCGGGGCCGACGCCGTCGACGTCGGCCGCGAGTTCGTCCGGATCAACCGACTTGAGGTCGTCGACGCCGGCGACCCCAGCCGCCTGCAGCTTCGCGGCCGTCTTCTCGCCTATCCCCTCGACGGCCTGTAGCTCGGACCCCTCCTGTCGGGCCGTGAACTCCCGGTAGTTGCAGATCGGACAGCCCAGCTCCCACGGCTCGTCGCCCGAGTGGACGCGGAGGTGCGGGAGGTCGTGTTCCTCGCAGGTCTCGTCCGTGACTTCGATCTCGCCGCGGCGGGGAAGCGGCAGCGAGTAGTCACAGTCGGGGTAACGCGTACAGCCCACAAGCCGGGAGCCGGAGCGAAGCCGCTTGATCGCCAGCTTCCCCCCGTGCTCGTCGCCGCAGTCGGGACACGTGCCAATCACCTCGTCCTCCTGTTCGTCCGCCTCGTCGGCCTTGCACTGCGGACAGCCGTGGACGAACGTCTTCCGCCCGGCGAGCATCTTCACGTGCCTGAGGTCGTGCTCCTCGCAGGTCTCGTCGAGGATGAGCGGTTTGCCCGTCGAGGGGAGCGGCAGGGTGTACTCGCAGTCGGGATAGCCGTCACAGCCCACGAAGTACGACCCCTGCCTGGACTTCCGAACGAGCAGGTCCGAGCCACACTCGGGGCAGGGGCCGAGCGTCTTGTCAGCCTTCAGCGACTTCTGGAGGTGCTCGCCGACCGCCTCCCGCGACTCGGTGAGATCGTCGAACACGCGTTCGAGCAGCTCTCGCGACTCCGCAGTCACTTCCTCGTACTCCTTCTCGCCGGCCGCGATCGCCTGCATGTCCTGTTCCAGTTGGGCGGTCATCTCCTCGCTCACGACGTGTTCGGCGAACTCCTCAGCGGCCTCGACGACCGCCTCCGCGAGCCGGGTCGGGCGCGGCGGGTCGCTCTCGATGTAGTTGCGGTCGTAGAGCTTCTCTAAGGTGCGGTGCCGGGTCGCCTTGGTGCCGACGCCGCGCTTTTCCATCTCCTCGATGAGCCGCGACTGGCCGTAGCGGCGCGGCGGCTGGGTCTCTTTGGCCTCGGTGTGCCGCTCGTCGAGCGCGAGCGTCTCGCCGACCGCCACGTCGGGGACGATCCGCTCGTCGCTGGAGCGGTACGGGTAGACCTCGTGGTAGCCGGCAGAGAGCAGGCGCTTCCCGTTCGCCTTCAGCCGGAGGCCACCGTCGGCGACGAGGTCGGCCGGCCCGTCTGCGTCCGCGGGATTCCGGAGCGCGGCGATCCCGTCCGCGCGCTCGGCGATCGGCGTCGCCTCCCCGTTCGCAAGCGCGACGACGCGCAGCCGCTCCCACGTCGCGGGCTCGGCGCAGGTCGCGAGGAACCGCCGCACGACGAGCTCGTACACCTCCCACTCGTCCTCTGAGAGGTCCGACGCTGAAGGGATCTCGCCGGTGGGGTGGATAGGGGGGTGGTCCGTCGTCTCCTCGTCGCCCTCAGTTGGTTCTATCTCATCTAGTTCCAGCAGGCTCGCCGCATCCTCGCCGAACGTCGAGGCGGCAGCGAGGTCGTCGAGGAGTTCTCGGGGCTCCAAGTCCTCGGGGTACACCGTGTTGTCCGTCCGCGGGTACGTGAGGTAGCCGTCGGTGTACAGGTCCTCCGCGAGCGACATCGCGCGCTGGGCGGAGTAGCCGAGCGAGCCCGCAGCGCGGATGAACGCCGTGGTGTTGAACGGTGTCGGCGGATCGTCAGTCTGGGTCCGGCGGGTCACGTCGTCGACGACGGCCGCCTGGGCCGCGTCAAGCGCCTCCGTCAGGATCTCGGCCGCGTCCCCGTCCCAGACCCGCTCGGCCTCGTTGCCCTCGTCGTTCAGGTAGAAGTAGCGCGCCTCGAAGGGGTCGCCGCCGGACTTGGTCAGGTTCCCGTACAGCTCCCAGTAGGACTCGGGGTCGAACGCCTGTATCTCGCGTTCGCGGTCGACGATCAGCTTGAGCGTCGGTCCCTGCACCCGGCCGACGGAGATGAAGTCGTCGCCGAGCTGGCGGGCGGAAAGCGAGAGGAATCGGGTGAGCGCCGCGCCCCACGTGAGGTCGATCACCTGTCGGGCCTCCCCGGCGGCGGCGAGATCGAAGTCCAGGTCGTCGGGGTTCGCGAACGCCTCCCGCACCTCGTTTTCCGTGATCGACGAGAACCGGACGCGGTCGATCGGCGCGTCCTCGTTGACCTCGCGGACCAGCTCGTACGCCTCCTTGCCGATGAGTTCGCCCTCGCGGTCGTAGTCGGTCGCGATCGTCACCCGAGAGGCGTTGCGCGCGAGCGTGCGGAGAGCCGCGACGATCCCCTCTTGGGTGGGTTGCTTCGTCGTCGGGGCGTCGATCAGCTCGACCGGCTCCACGTCGCGCCAGTCGTTGTACTCCGGCGGGAAGTCGACGCCGACGACGTGCCCGGAGAGGCCGATACAGCGCTTGCCGCCCCACTTATAGACGTTCACGTCGTTCTGCCGCTCCGTCGTCGCGGACTCGCCGCTCAGAATGTCGGCGATGCGCCGGGCGGCGTTGTCTTTCTCCGTGATTATCAGTTCGGGGCCGCGACTCATTGCGCCGAGATACGCCGGTCCTGCGTCTAAAGGTTTCGTGACACAGCGTAAGATCGCGCGTGCGAGGATTCTACTCCTCTGCGTCCTCGTCGGTCGGCACGCCGCCGAGGTTCCCCTCGTCGTCGAACCGCTTGGCGCGGAGGAACCGCGCCCGGTACCGGTTCGCGCCCTCCTTCGTGTCGGCCTCGCGGATCTCGTCTATCCGGCCGTCGGCGACCGCGTCGATGATCGCTTCGACCTGCTCTTTCTCGCTCGGCGTCAGATCGAACTCGTAGGTCCGGGGCTGCTCGCTCTCCAGTCTGGTCCACTTGCGCGCGGCGCTCACGACGACCGAGCAGGGCTCGCGGCAGGGGAAGACGCCGTCGCCGCCGTCCACGTCGAGGTCGGCGTCGTCGTCGTACTCCCACTCGCGCCGCTTGAGACACTGCGAGTCGTCACAGCACGCCTCCGCGACCCAGTTGACGTGCTCGTGGCCCTCGCCGCGGTCCCACGTCTTGACCACGCCGTAGATGCCCGACTGCCGCTCCATCGTCTCGCGCCAGTGAGTCACGTCGAGGTCGCCCTCGCGCTCGCGATGCCAGTTGGCGACCGTCGCGGGATAGACCGTCTCGACGACCTCGTAGGCGTCTCTCGGCCCCAGATCGGCGAACACCCACCCGCCCCGCAGCGTGGGAGCGGTCTTGAGCGGGCGGTAGCGTCCCCTCTCGTCCAGTTTCACGATCTCGCGGGCGTCGAGCGGGTCGTCGTGGGCGTCCAGCTCCTCGACCGGAACGCCGACGTCGTCGGCGTGCCGCACGTCGTACCGGCGCTCGCCGCGATCGGTGACCCGAGCCGTGATCACCAGTTCCCCCCACGCGCGCTCGACTCCCTCCGCGAGCGCGGCGTACCGAGCCGCGACGGTCGCGCCGTCGGCGTCCTCGATCCAGCGGAGAAACGCGCGCCGGGGACCGAACTCGCCGACGACGTGCTCGAAGACGTACCAGTCCGTGACCGCGGGGGCGCGCTCGGCGAGCGCCGCGTGAAGCTCGCGCTCGGAGAGGCCCGTTCGGGCGTCGTCGCCCGCGGGGTCGACGACGTAGCGGGCGTCGGCGTCGCCGGGGGCGACGACGCCCGAGACCGCGACGGCGAATCCCTCGAACCGGACCGGTTCGGGCGCTCCCTCGTCGGAGTCGGTGCGCTCTTCGAGCGCGTCGAGGACGGCGTCGAAGGCGTCGCTCGGGAGGTCGATATCGGGGACGGCGGTCTCAGAGCCGACCAGTGACGCCTCGGCCGCCGCCGGGTCGTCCGTCTCGCGGGCCGCGTCGGGAGAGTGGTCCGCCACGGTCAGTCACCCGTGGCGACGCGGGTCGTCTCGCGCACGTCGTCGAGCGCGGTGCCGAGGTCGGCCCCGGCGTCGGCGGCGCGCTCCAGTATCACGTCGGCCATGAGCGGCTCCGTGCCCACCGCGCCAGCGTACCAGATCCGCGTGTC is a genomic window containing:
- a CDS encoding DUF192 domain-containing protein produces the protein MVSVRLVHRRDTSDEQTAAGAESEGEIETVLAGDVDVARSTLEQARGLMFRRSVSDGYALVFPFGDADTQWLHMLFVPFAIDALWLVDGAVTKRKRLAPFVGLGRGRADTVVELPAGAADEVAVGDEVQLVE
- a CDS encoding PAS domain-containing sensor histidine kinase codes for the protein MERREGDGGSSGDLPSGDDPVSPALRSVLSAMPTPALACDPETHAIRAANSPAVSLLDREPAALRVLDLSTLTAAGTTVDGDSVDTAIDRARTADGDAGTVAVETEPVDGDESRQRLELTPRLSTVDGDEWLIVGVTDVTDRLRAESQLRSQLRVTEAIASTLPGALFECTANGTLHRWNDRFAADTGYEGRELSSTELTSLFVDSGPDRGGGAGGASVTEMLRRVYRDGERVDREVTLLTRSGERVAYRLTLGPITDGDEVVGAVGIGEDVTATSLREERLAVLTRVLRHNFRNDLNVVTGFTERAIEATDDPQRAAELDRVVDTAERLLRLGETARKVERLLADRPDPQPLDLRETVAEAVASLPRDLRERAAIDVDVPEGVTVTAIGYLAEALAELVDNAIRHNDTANPRVEISAVELPSESWTSLVVDDDGPGIPPTEQAVLTGEETPLDHASGLGLWYVNWIVGASGGALDITESRDGGSRIEIELKTAETG
- a CDS encoding DNA topoisomerase, which gives rise to MSRGPELIITEKDNAARRIADILSGESATTERQNDVNVYKWGGKRCIGLSGHVVGVDFPPEYNDWRDVEPVELIDAPTTKQPTQEGIVAALRTLARNASRVTIATDYDREGELIGKEAYELVREVNEDAPIDRVRFSSITENEVREAFANPDDLDFDLAAAGEARQVIDLTWGAALTRFLSLSARQLGDDFISVGRVQGPTLKLIVDREREIQAFDPESYWELYGNLTKSGGDPFEARYFYLNDEGNEAERVWDGDAAEILTEALDAAQAAVVDDVTRRTQTDDPPTPFNTTAFIRAAGSLGYSAQRAMSLAEDLYTDGYLTYPRTDNTVYPEDLEPRELLDDLAAASTFGEDAASLLELDEIEPTEGDEETTDHPPIHPTGEIPSASDLSEDEWEVYELVVRRFLATCAEPATWERLRVVALANGEATPIAERADGIAALRNPADADGPADLVADGGLRLKANGKRLLSAGYHEVYPYRSSDERIVPDVAVGETLALDERHTEAKETQPPRRYGQSRLIEEMEKRGVGTKATRHRTLEKLYDRNYIESDPPRPTRLAEAVVEAAEEFAEHVVSEEMTAQLEQDMQAIAAGEKEYEEVTAESRELLERVFDDLTESREAVGEHLQKSLKADKTLGPCPECGSDLLVRKSRQGSYFVGCDGYPDCEYTLPLPSTGKPLILDETCEEHDLRHVKMLAGRKTFVHGCPQCKADEADEQEDEVIGTCPDCGDEHGGKLAIKRLRSGSRLVGCTRYPDCDYSLPLPRRGEIEVTDETCEEHDLPHLRVHSGDEPWELGCPICNYREFTARQEGSELQAVEGIGEKTAAKLQAAGVAGVDDLKSVDPDELAADVDGVGPDTVRDWQANAD
- a CDS encoding DR2241 family protein encodes the protein MADHSPDAARETDDPAAAEASLVGSETAVPDIDLPSDAFDAVLDALEERTDSDEGAPEPVRFEGFAVAVSGVVAPGDADARYVVDPAGDDARTGLSERELHAALAERAPAVTDWYVFEHVVGEFGPRRAFLRWIEDADGATVAARYAALAEGVERAWGELVITARVTDRGERRYDVRHADDVGVPVEELDAHDDPLDAREIVKLDERGRYRPLKTAPTLRGGWVFADLGPRDAYEVVETVYPATVANWHREREGDLDVTHWRETMERQSGIYGVVKTWDRGEGHEHVNWVAEACCDDSQCLKRREWEYDDDADLDVDGGDGVFPCREPCSVVVSAARKWTRLESEQPRTYEFDLTPSEKEQVEAIIDAVADGRIDEIREADTKEGANRYRARFLRAKRFDDEGNLGGVPTDEDAEE